A genomic segment from Necator americanus strain Aroian chromosome III, whole genome shotgun sequence encodes:
- a CDS encoding hypothetical protein (NECATOR_CHRIII.G9051.T1) has product MTSARDYVKEKMPLLGFGTYQIRKESTLHDVVDAALSCGYRFFDTAQIYGNEAALGRIFKELLPKYDLRREDIFITSKVSPANQGTDLARKSIEKSLEKLQTDYIDLMLIHWPGTSKKAADDKNNPLRRKQTYEVLEDFHESGEIRAIGVSNYEIRHLEELLEHCKIRPAVNQVEFHPHFHQLDLLEFCRMNDIHFQAYSSFGGPDYRDKLFNDPEVQRLAEKYNIEVPQFLLAWTISQSISVLPRSTNPERVVSNFKALDVKISSDDVQKLLNNEKCHKACWDPTVVV; this is encoded by the exons ATGACCTCTGCAAGAGACTATGTGAAGGAGAAGATGCCCTTACTGGGCTTTGGAACTTATCAG ATACGTAAAGAATCGACCTTACATGACGTCGTCGACGCCGCTCTTTCATGTGGCTATCGTTTTTTCGACACTGCTCAGATATACGGTAATGAGGCTGCACTTGGTAGGATATTCAAGGAACTTTTGCCGAAATACGACTTGAGAAG AGAAGACATCTTTATCACTTCTAAAGTGTCTCCGGCTAATCAAGGCACAGACCTCGCCAGAAAATCTATTGAAAA GTCCTTAGAGAAGCTCCAGACTGACTACATTGACCTAATGCTGATACATTGGCCTGGAACCAGCAAAAAAGCTGCTGACGACAAAAACAACCCCTTAAGGCGAAAACAAACCTACGAAGTTTTGGAGGATTTTCATG AGTCGGGCGAAATTCGAGCGATTGGCGTGTCTAACTACGAAATTCGACATTTAGAAGAACTGCTCGAACACTGCAAAATTCGTCCCGCTGTGAATCAG GTGGAATTTCATCCACATTTCCACCAACTTGACCTTTTGGAGTTCTGCAGAATGAATGATATCCATTTCCAG GCATATAGCAGCTTCGGTGGTCCGGACTATCGTGATAAACTCTTCAACGATCCTGAAGTGCAACGATTAGCTGAAAAATACAACATCGAAGTTCCACAATTTCTGTTGGCATGGACTATATCGCAGTCCATCAGTGTCCTTCCTCGTTCTACAAATCCTGAGCGAGtcgtttcaaattttaaagcgCTAGACGTAAAAATATCGTCAGATGATGTACAAAAACTGctcaacaatgaaaaatgtcATAAGGCATGTTGGGATCCGACGGTTGTTGTGTGA
- a CDS encoding hypothetical protein (NECATOR_CHRIII.G9052.T1), with the protein MIWPRLEEAKQVLTLYHFLNTLLSITFLCAKGIPELCPWIFATEGEECTIDSREREILMFLAVIIAWKGRKATNWLHYINNVFLFSKIANIALFLRADALVGIIYLLVVVAITVIVPEPIYTGPEKITYFQGSELFDELNNDRKSFFVIQFYTTWSPDCKHVTPVFAQLSDRFSLPNLRFGKLDIGRWPKEAERFRVNAHPTSRQLPTICVFRDAKELKRRPLVNESRRAIPFVFNQDNCILEFDLLNIHKECMERLSSKEKKDIDAKKTR; encoded by the exons ATGATCTGGCCTAGACTTGAGGAAGCAAAACAAGTTTTAACACTTTATCATTTTCTGAACACTCTTCTTTCGATCACTTTCCTGTGCGCAAAGGGCATTCCGGAGTTGTGTCCATGGATCTTTGCCACCGAAGGAGAGGAATGCACGATTGATTCG CGTGAACGAGAAATCCTCATGTTCTTGGCTGTAATAATTGCGTGGAAAGGAAGGAAAGCAACGAATTGGCTCCATTACATCAataatgttttcttattttctaaaatagcCAACATTGCACTGTTTCTACGTGCTGATGCGCTTGTTGGTATTATATATCTGTTGGTCGTTGTTG ccaTCACCGTGATCGTTCCTGAACCAATTTACACTGgtccagaaaaaattacttatttCCAAGGATCGGAACTTTTC GATGAGCTGAACAATGACCGGAAATCATTCTTTGTCATACAATTCTACACAACATGGAGTCCCGACTGTAAACATGTGACTCCTGTGTTCGCTCAACTCAGTGACAG GTTCTCCCTCCCAAACTTACGTTTCGGAAAACTCGACATTGGTCGATGGCCTAAAGAAGCAGAACGCTTCCGCGTCAATGCACATCCAACTTCTCGACAACTGCCAACCATATGTGTTTttag AGATGCCAAGGAGTTGAAGCGAAGACCACTGGTTAATGAGAGCCGGCGAGctattccatttgtttttaatcAG GATAACTGTATCCTTGAGTTTGATCTCTTAAATATACACAAGGAATGTATGGAACGTCTTTcgagcaaagaaaagaaagatatcgACGCAAAGAAAACGCGATGA
- a CDS encoding hypothetical protein (NECATOR_CHRIII.G9053.T3) gives MRPSEDILNEFYGLVELEADKRFKAISRLFSKVKSEPSVQEYCIERLVTGLSSTRGAARFGYSTALVLLLSEYYEHWPIEKLFALADKKLDLQDKESGNANAIAHHLLACAIFQSGVYAECDSILLEHEFGIYRLHPNLGMTVVQLVAEIALGMERKVFKSKVLPVIKSYLDNALTSSSVEFVYLALLLKDRFPSYISASVNFVQKDGSCKFSDNDLTFLLLTVKKCDNSCLDSFLKLLLSSARASGQFSLVYKDVVEKWCTAGDESKVLERIFDTAKLTLSTGEGDHKEILSVFSPFLLKRITQIARGKQNAQQRLIREKITEFCKFTEEYLSAVTGDSELLEVIETLDTSESFDSLTGSNLVDHLVGRLSRDGVAEWIKTADKRWSLRHVCAAFGHWSNESRVEVLKNLLKRPKSEEIQYTVGNCIDSLFKMKVRAGELVNVSLIEGADEVLRKVTESLFGKDVVKNAMKKMNGNPIYKSVLPVFWMCLKLWSKIAPTNHMSEGYQNNAEELHIIVKEGEEGLKVLFDQLLALLSQPLKYHRTVVYYVYVNLLSHIKEEHVAHIIETLTMDDDELVEDEDSDEKASSEEGEGMNDDEEEEENESELESSDEEEIDPETVSRLEGALGKAAVKRKADALDEEETDASEVGDEEMFAMDDRLAAAFKAMTPKKENKMTAHMASAFRLKLADLLLFTLSSQNTPSLVKVHMMVPLLKLAKLQLKQDAEGHSSRKTIGLLNIIARLKKIHTADEEVVTLLDQLIQEDTILDAFVGLFERFMTQEDGLIGCELAIAAVIKHPEVFVPRSKMFLKAGFNADYRIFRKTEALLCLAGMMTKNVQNKVSVEKSTVKGVAKSCSEYLSASVAEPESIKPRFFASVLKLLWSTVSGINEELKGTLQKHLALEVLNEDESRWSTICKKVNAACQQICGKSAARVLSSVQSALEQT, from the exons ATGCGTCCTAGTGAGGACATTCTCAATGAGTTCTACGGGCTTGTAGAACTAGAAGCAGACAAACGGTTTAAGGCGATAAGCcgattattttcaaaagtg aagtCTGAGCCGTCAGTACAAGAATATTGCATCGAACGACTTGTTACTGGGTTAAGTTCTACTCGTGGAGCAGCTCGATTTGG CTATTCAACTGCTCTTGTCCTTCTTCTATCAGAATATTACGAACACTGGCCAATTGAGAAATTATTCGCATTAGCTGACAAAAAACTTGACCTGCAGGATAAG GAAAGTGGGAATGCTAATGCTATTGCACATCATCTTTTAGCGTGTGCTATTTTCCAGTCAGGTGTTTATGCGGAG TGTGACTCCATATTGTTAGAACACGAATTCGGAATCTATCGTTTGCATCCTAATTTGGGGATGACAGTTGTTCAACTTGTTGCTGAAATTGCTCTTGGAATGGAGAGGAAGGTCTTCAAATCG AAAGTCTTGCCTGTAATCAAGAGTTACCTAGACAATGCTCTTACTAGTTCTTCGGTAGAGTTTGTTTATCTGGCGTTGCTGTTAAAGGATCGCTTTCCT TCCTATATCTCTGCTTCTGTCAATTTCGTCCAGAAAGATGGAAGCTGCAAGTTCAGCGATAACGACCTCACGTTCTTATTGCTCACTGTTAAG aagtgcgACAATTCCTGTTTGGATTCGTTTCTCAAGTTGTTGTTATCTTCTGCTCGTGCTTCCGGCCAATTTTCTCTTGTCTATAAAG ACGTTGTTGAGAAATGGTGCACCGCGGGAGATGAATCCAAAGTGCTTGAACGAATTTTTGACACTGCTAAGTTAACACTGTCTACTGGCGAGGGTGATCATAAGGag ATCCTCTCTgtcttctctccttttttgctgaaaaggATAACACAAATCGCTCGGGGCAAGCAAAATGCTCAACAACGATTAATACGCGAGAAG ATCACCGAGTTCTGCAAATTCACCGAAGAGTATCTGAGTGCTGTGACGGGTGATTCTGAACTGCTGGAAGTAATCGAAACGCTAGACACTTCTGAGAGTTTTGACTCACTGACTGGTAGCAATCTCGTGGATCATCTGGTCGGTCGGCTTAGTCGCGATGGAGTGGCGGAGTGGATCAAG ACGGCGGACAAGCGTTGGTCGCTCCGTCATGTATGTGCTGCTTTCGGTCATTGGAGTAATGAATCAAGAGTGGAAGTACTGAAAAATCTTCTTAAACGACCCAAATCCGAAGAGATACAATATACTGTAGGGAATTGTATAGATTCATTGTTCAAAATGAAG gtAAGAGCAGGTGAACTGGTGAATGTCTCTTTGATAGAAGGAGCCGATGAGGTATTGAGAAAAGTGACGGAATCGCTGTTTGGGAAGGACGTTGTCAAAAAtgcaatgaagaaaatgaacggAAATCCGATATACAAAAG TGTTCTTCCCGTGTTCTGGATGTGCTTGAAGTTATGGTCAAAAATAGCACCAACTAATCATATGTCAGAGGGTTATCAGAATAACGCTGAGGAGCTTCATATTATCGTGAAGGAAGGGGAAGAAGGCTTGAAG GTCCTTTTTGATCAACTTCTCGCTTTGCTCAGTCAACCGCTGAAATATCATCGTACTGTTGTTTATTACGTATATGTAAATCTATTATCACACATCAAGGAGGAACATGTTGCTCATATAATTGAG ACATTAACTATGGATGATGATGAGTTGGTTGAGGACGAAGATAGCGATGAAAAAGCGTCTAGTGAGGAAGGTGAAG gtatgaatgatgatgaagaagaagaggaaaatgaaTCAGAACTAGAAAGCTCCGATGAAGAG GAGATAGATCCAGAAACGGTCAGCCGTTTGGAAGGTGCACTTGGAAAAGCAGCTGTCAAGCGGAAAGCTGATGCATTGGATGAAGAGGAG ACCGACGCCTCGGAGGTTGGCGATGAAGAAATGTTTGCAATGGATGACCGACTCGCAGCTGCTTTTAAAGCGATGActccgaaaaaagaaaa TAAAATGACTGCACACATGGCATCTGCTTTCCGTTTAAAGTTGGCggatttgttgttgtttacgttATCATCGCAGAACACTCCATCATTGGTTAAAGTG CATATGATGGTACCGTTATTGAAATTGGCAAAACTCCAACTGAAACAAGATGCTGAAGGTCATAGTTCTAGGAAGACGATTGGATTACTGAATATCATTGCTCGGTTGAAGAAG ATACACACTGCTGATGAGGAAGTTGTTACCCTACTAGACCAACTGATTCAGGAAG ACACTATCCTGGACGCTTTTGTTGGATTATTCGAACGCTTTATGACTCAAGAGGACGGGTTGATTGGTTGTGAGCTGGCGATAGCAGCAGTTATCAAGCATCCG gAAGTGTTTGTGCCGAGGtccaaaatgtttttgaaggCTGGTTTCAATGCTGATTACCGGATATTTCGCAAG ACTGAAGCCTTGTTGTGTCTTGCCGGTATGATGACCAAAAACGTccagaataaagtgtctgtaGAGAAGTCCACGGTTAAAGGAGTGGCAAAATCATGTTCAGAATATCTCAGCGCTTCGGTAGCTGAACCGGAATCG aTCAAACCTCGCTTTTTCGCAAGTGTCTTGAAGTTGTTGTGGTCGACAGTTAGTGGAATAAACGAAGAATTAAAG GGTACGCTTCAAAAACATCTCGCATTGGAAGTGCTGAATGAGGATGAATCCAGGTGGAGTACGATATGTAAGAAGGTCAACGCTGCCTGTCAACAG ATCTGTGGTAAATCTGCGGCACGTGTGCTGAGCTCCGTACAAAGTGCTCTAGAACAAACATAA
- a CDS encoding hypothetical protein (NECATOR_CHRIII.G9053.T1) — protein MRPSEDILNEFYGLVELEADKRFKAISRLFSKVKSEPSVQEYCIERLVTGLSSTRGAARFGYSTALVLLLSEYYEHWPIEKLFALADKKLDLQDKESGNANAIAHHLLACAIFQSGVYAECDSILLEHEFGIYRLHPNLGMTVVQLVAEIALGMERKVFKSKVLPVIKSYLDNALTSSSVEFVYLALLLKDRFPSYISASVNFVQKDGSCKFSDNDLTFLLLTVKKCDNSCLDSFLKLLLSSARASGQFSLVYKDVVEKWCTAGDESKVLERIFDTAKLTLSTGEGDHKEVLN, from the exons ATGCGTCCTAGTGAGGACATTCTCAATGAGTTCTACGGGCTTGTAGAACTAGAAGCAGACAAACGGTTTAAGGCGATAAGCcgattattttcaaaagtg aagtCTGAGCCGTCAGTACAAGAATATTGCATCGAACGACTTGTTACTGGGTTAAGTTCTACTCGTGGAGCAGCTCGATTTGG CTATTCAACTGCTCTTGTCCTTCTTCTATCAGAATATTACGAACACTGGCCAATTGAGAAATTATTCGCATTAGCTGACAAAAAACTTGACCTGCAGGATAAG GAAAGTGGGAATGCTAATGCTATTGCACATCATCTTTTAGCGTGTGCTATTTTCCAGTCAGGTGTTTATGCGGAG TGTGACTCCATATTGTTAGAACACGAATTCGGAATCTATCGTTTGCATCCTAATTTGGGGATGACAGTTGTTCAACTTGTTGCTGAAATTGCTCTTGGAATGGAGAGGAAGGTCTTCAAATCG AAAGTCTTGCCTGTAATCAAGAGTTACCTAGACAATGCTCTTACTAGTTCTTCGGTAGAGTTTGTTTATCTGGCGTTGCTGTTAAAGGATCGCTTTCCT TCCTATATCTCTGCTTCTGTCAATTTCGTCCAGAAAGATGGAAGCTGCAAGTTCAGCGATAACGACCTCACGTTCTTATTGCTCACTGTTAAG aagtgcgACAATTCCTGTTTGGATTCGTTTCTCAAGTTGTTGTTATCTTCTGCTCGTGCTTCCGGCCAATTTTCTCTTGTCTATAAAG ACGTTGTTGAGAAATGGTGCACCGCGGGAGATGAATCCAAAGTGCTTGAACGAATTTTTGACACTGCTAAGTTAACACTGTCTACTGGCGAGGGTGATCATAAGGaggttttaaattga
- a CDS encoding hypothetical protein (NECATOR_CHRIII.G9054.T1), with product MANFATYFLLTLTAILISKTFAEDNAEFLFANAKICGDPFADPIWIPTLDLCTIECDPNTEYCVENEELQQQCKKLPEECQKLLQEEKMKHS from the exons ATGGCGAACTTCGCCACTTACTTCCTACTTACTCTTACCGCCATCCTCATATCGAAGACATTCGCCGAAGATAACGCGGAATTCCTGTTCGCGAACGCTAAAATAT GCGGCGATCCGTTCGCTGATCCTATATGGATCCCCACGCTGGACTTATGCACGATCGAGTGCGATCCAAACACCGAATACTGTGTCGAGAACGAAGAACTCCAACAGCAATGCAAAAAAT TACCCGAGGAATGTCAAAAACTACtgcaagaggaaaaaatgaagcacaGCTGA
- a CDS encoding hypothetical protein (NECATOR_CHRIII.G9053.T2): protein MPFTKITLSCGSLITEFCKFTEEYLSAVTGDSELLEVIETLDTSESFDSLTGSNLVDHLVGRLSRDGVAEWIKTADKRWSLRHVCAAFGHWSNESRVEVLKNLLKRPKSEEIQYTVGNCIDSLFKMKVRAGELVNVSLIEGADEVLRKVTESLFGKDVVKNAMKKMNGNPIYKSVLPVFWMCLKLWSKIAPTNHMSEGYQNNAEELHIIVKEGEEGLKVLFDQLLALLSQPLKYHRTVVYYVYVNLLSHIKEEHVAHIIETLTMDDDELVEDEDSDEKASSEEGEGMNDDEEEEENESELESSDEEEIDPETVSRLEGALGKAAVKRKADALDEEETDASEVGDEEMFAMDDRLAAAFKAMTPKKENKMTAHMASAFRLKLADLLLFTLSSQNTPSLVKVHMMVPLLKLAKLQLKQDAEGHSSRKTIGLLNIIARLKKIHTADEEVVTLLDQLIQEGTGISNPILVSSVASLSSFITEALLCLAGMMTKNVQNKVSVEKSTVKGVAKSCSEYLSASVAEPESGTLQKHLALEVLNEDESRWSTICKKVNAACQQICGKSAARVLSSVQSALEQT, encoded by the exons ATGCCATTCACGAAAATAACGCTATCCTGTGGATCATTA ATCACCGAGTTCTGCAAATTCACCGAAGAGTATCTGAGTGCTGTGACGGGTGATTCTGAACTGCTGGAAGTAATCGAAACGCTAGACACTTCTGAGAGTTTTGACTCACTGACTGGTAGCAATCTCGTGGATCATCTGGTCGGTCGGCTTAGTCGCGATGGAGTGGCGGAGTGGATCAAG ACGGCGGACAAGCGTTGGTCGCTCCGTCATGTATGTGCTGCTTTCGGTCATTGGAGTAATGAATCAAGAGTGGAAGTACTGAAAAATCTTCTTAAACGACCCAAATCCGAAGAGATACAATATACTGTAGGGAATTGTATAGATTCATTGTTCAAAATGAAG gtAAGAGCAGGTGAACTGGTGAATGTCTCTTTGATAGAAGGAGCCGATGAGGTATTGAGAAAAGTGACGGAATCGCTGTTTGGGAAGGACGTTGTCAAAAAtgcaatgaagaaaatgaacggAAATCCGATATACAAAAG TGTTCTTCCCGTGTTCTGGATGTGCTTGAAGTTATGGTCAAAAATAGCACCAACTAATCATATGTCAGAGGGTTATCAGAATAACGCTGAGGAGCTTCATATTATCGTGAAGGAAGGGGAAGAAGGCTTGAAG GTCCTTTTTGATCAACTTCTCGCTTTGCTCAGTCAACCGCTGAAATATCATCGTACTGTTGTTTATTACGTATATGTAAATCTATTATCACACATCAAGGAGGAACATGTTGCTCATATAATTGAG ACATTAACTATGGATGATGATGAGTTGGTTGAGGACGAAGATAGCGATGAAAAAGCGTCTAGTGAGGAAGGTGAAG gtatgaatgatgatgaagaagaagaggaaaatgaaTCAGAACTAGAAAGCTCCGATGAAGAG GAGATAGATCCAGAAACGGTCAGCCGTTTGGAAGGTGCACTTGGAAAAGCAGCTGTCAAGCGGAAAGCTGATGCATTGGATGAAGAGGAG ACCGACGCCTCGGAGGTTGGCGATGAAGAAATGTTTGCAATGGATGACCGACTCGCAGCTGCTTTTAAAGCGATGActccgaaaaaagaaaa TAAAATGACTGCACACATGGCATCTGCTTTCCGTTTAAAGTTGGCggatttgttgttgtttacgttATCATCGCAGAACACTCCATCATTGGTTAAAGTG CATATGATGGTACCGTTATTGAAATTGGCAAAACTCCAACTGAAACAAGATGCTGAAGGTCATAGTTCTAGGAAGACGATTGGATTACTGAATATCATTGCTCGGTTGAAGAAG ATACACACTGCTGATGAGGAAGTTGTTACCCTACTAGACCAACTGATTCAGGAAGGTACGGGGATCTCGAACCCCATTCTGGTGTCGTCCGTAGCTTCGTTATCCTCTTTCATA ACTGAAGCCTTGTTGTGTCTTGCCGGTATGATGACCAAAAACGTccagaataaagtgtctgtaGAGAAGTCCACGGTTAAAGGAGTGGCAAAATCATGTTCAGAATATCTCAGCGCTTCGGTAGCTGAACCGGAATCG GGTACGCTTCAAAAACATCTCGCATTGGAAGTGCTGAATGAGGATGAATCCAGGTGGAGTACGATATGTAAGAAGGTCAACGCTGCCTGTCAACAG ATCTGTGGTAAATCTGCGGCACGTGTGCTGAGCTCCGTACAAAGTGCTCTAGAACAAACATAA